The sequence below is a genomic window from Venturia canescens isolate UGA chromosome 9, ASM1945775v1, whole genome shotgun sequence.
AAGTTCTTTGCATCAAAGACATCAAACCTGCGTCTAGGCATCATTATCTAATTATTCCAAAAACTCATATACCAAATGCCAAAAGTTTGAAAGCTGAAGATGAACCGTTGTGTACGTTTCTGACTTtccatcctttttttttttttaccaaaaaccaTATAATGCCAAAAGATAGTATAGGAACTTTATCAAATGTCATTCGATAACGTTCCTATATTAtttttactctctctctctctcaaatAATATTGATACAACTTGTATGCATTTTTGTGTATCTTTGTTTTCTTGTCATTTCTTTAGATGACAAACTTGTTAATACGGTCGCTTCGGTGTGCACCCAACAGGGCATAAATACTTCCTCGATGCGAACAGGATTCCATTGGCCGCCGTGCAATAGCGTCAACCACTTGCATCTCCATGTCATTGCCCCGGTGAATGAAATGGGCTTTGTTCATAGACTAATGttcaaagaaaattctttttggTTTGTTAGCGTGAGTAAAGAAATCTTTTCAAACGACGATTACGTTCCGGTGCTTTGGGATTGAAATTACAGTGCCACTTATTTGTTCAAAAttatgttgatttttttcagaccgATTATGTGAAATCGCTCTTCAAAGATGCCAGATGATGAATAATGTTGAACAATCTATATGCGCGAACGACCGTGACGGTTCGACTAGATTATTGGCaattagcaattttttttcaaaggaaaAAGCAAGTGATTATATTTtgttacatatatatttattgtaTTTGCTACAAATATTCAATTGGAtcgtatatttaaaaaaaacatttctcagTTCCAATGCCACTACGACGAGAAGTACAATTGCTTTTAGCAACATGGTATAAATAATATAACAAAATCTCTCGTTTAGGAAAATCAGTTTTTTGGCCTCTCGAAAATACCCTCCTCGAACATACTCTGCCATTTTCTGCCTGTTGGATATTGATAATCGAGAATACTTTCTTCTCTCAACTCTGTGGAATAACCAGGAGCTTTGGGCGCAATATAATGAGCATTTTGCACTACCGCTGGACATACAAAATGCTCGTGTTGCTGATCCACGAACTCGATCATACGGTTTTCCGTCGTTCCGCTCAGACAAACGAAATCCCACATCTGTAAATGCTGGACCATCTCGCACAAACCAACGCCACCAGCGTGAGGACATACAGGAACTGAAGATagaaacgaaaatatatatatatatatcgaatGAGGGCCTGGATTGACATCGAGGCATTGGATGGACGAAGAGCATTGGAGAAAGTGTTTTTTTGaggttacgaaaaatcgaatagcatcgaaaaatttaaaattttctatcaactcaatataatgaataatttttgtaaATCAACACACCAGAGCAAATACAAGCTCGTACCGGatagaaaaaattctatacatTGTTACATTTAAGATGAAATTTGGGAGACTTTTGTCGTGATAGTACGAGATAAACGGTTCAGTTTTTGACCAAATCTTTGGAACGTACTTCCAAATTTGTGTGCCATGAGGTAAACAGCGAGAATCTCATTGACACCACCAATTCTGGCAGAATCAATTTGACAAAAGTCGATGGCttgtttttgtaaaaattgtttgaacaTGACGCGGTTTGCGCACATTTCTCCGGATGCAACTCCGATTCCAAGGGGACGTAATGCTTCAGCGATTTTCGCGTGGCCAAGAACATCATCCGGTGAAGTGGGCTCTTCGATCCAATGGATCTTGAactctgataattttttagTCCAATCGATCGCTTGCTCAACGTCCCAAATCTGATTGGCATCGATCATGAGTTTGTTCTCAGTTCCGATTGCCTCGCgtacaattttacaacgtcTCGCGTCATCCTCCAAATTTCTTCCTACTTTGACCTTGAACGCCGTGAAGCCTTGTTCCATATAAACATGACAAAGTCTTTTAACTTGCTCGTCCGTGTATCCCATCCACGCAACCTGGGTCGTGTACGCCGGCAACCCATTTTTCACCAATGTTT
It includes:
- the LOC122415778 gene encoding mitochondrial enolase superfamily member 1-like isoform X3, with protein sequence MRNSFHDSRVNMVHVKITETSVEDIRFPTSLYADGSDAIHTDPDYSCAYVTLRARLGVDVFEGFGLTFTLGRGTEIVLKACEAMLKIVEGHYIDEIFRDFGRFWRSLTSESQLRWLGPEKGVTHLAVAAIINALWDLWGKCRGRPVWKLLVEMSPEELVSTIDFRYITDVITKEEAIAILKDRQTGKEEREETLVKNGLPAYTTQVAWMGYTDEQVKRLCHVYMEQGFTAFKVKVGRNLEDDARRCKIVREAIGTENKLMIDANQIWDVEQAIDWTKKLSEFKIHWIEEPTSPDDVLGHAKIAEALRPLGIGVASGEMCANRVMFKQFLQKQAIDFCQIDSARIGGVNEILAVYLMAHKFGSTFQRFGQKQCIEFFLSGTSLYLLWCVDLQKLFIILS
- the LOC122415778 gene encoding mitochondrial enolase superfamily member 1-like isoform X2 — protein: MRNSFHDSRVNMVHVKITETSVEDIRFPTSLYADGSDAIHTDPDYSCAYVTLRARLGVDVFEGFGLTFTLGRGTEIGPEKGVTHLAVAAIINALWDLWGKCRGRPVWKLLVEMSPEELVSTIDFRYITDVITKEEAIAILKDRQTGKEEREETLVKNGLPAYTTQVAWMGYTDEQVKRLCHVYMEQGFTAFKVKVGRNLEDDARRCKIVREAIGTENKLMIDANQIWDVEQAIDWTKKLSEFKIHWIEEPTSPDDVLGHAKIAEALRPLGIGVASGEMCANRVMFKQFLQKQAIDFCQIDSARIGGVNEILAVYLMAHKFGIPVCPHAGGVGLCEMVQHLQMWDFVCLSGTTENRMIEFVDQQHEHFVCPAVVQNAHYIAPKAPGYSTELREESILDYQYPTGRKWQSMFEEGIFERPKN
- the LOC122415778 gene encoding mitochondrial enolase superfamily member 1-like isoform X1, yielding MRNSFHDSRVNMVHVKITETSVEDIRFPTSLYADGSDAIHTDPDYSCAYVTLRARLGVDVFEGFGLTFTLGRGTEIVLKACEAMLKIVEGHYIDEIFRDFGRFWRSLTSESQLRWLGPEKGVTHLAVAAIINALWDLWGKCRGRPVWKLLVEMSPEELVSTIDFRYITDVITKEEAIAILKDRQTGKEEREETLVKNGLPAYTTQVAWMGYTDEQVKRLCHVYMEQGFTAFKVKVGRNLEDDARRCKIVREAIGTENKLMIDANQIWDVEQAIDWTKKLSEFKIHWIEEPTSPDDVLGHAKIAEALRPLGIGVASGEMCANRVMFKQFLQKQAIDFCQIDSARIGGVNEILAVYLMAHKFGIPVCPHAGGVGLCEMVQHLQMWDFVCLSGTTENRMIEFVDQQHEHFVCPAVVQNAHYIAPKAPGYSTELREESILDYQYPTGRKWQSMFEEGIFERPKN
- the LOC122415779 gene encoding histidine triad nucleotide-binding protein 3-like, which codes for MAVTYVDDCIFCKIIKSEAPAENIYEDDEVLCIKDIKPASRHHYLIIPKTHIPNAKSLKAEDEPLYDKLVNTVASVCTQQGINTSSMRTGFHWPPCNSVNHLHLHVIAPVNEMGFVHRLMFKENSFWFVSTDYVKSLFKDAR